Part of the Candidatus Cloacimonadota bacterium genome, TCTATCATTATTCTTGAAATGTAATCCGATAAAGGAATATAGGGTTTTCGTCCGAGGTTTGCCACGTTTATACATGCTCTTCCCCCGTTAACCAAAACGCGATAAGTTTCCTTGAAAGAGTTTTCTAGTAACAATAAATATTCGTGGAGTGATAAATCCTCATCATAATCTTTACTAACATTGTAGGGAGGGGAGGTTATCATTAAATGAATAGAGTTATCGGGAAGCTCATTCATATTTTCGGCAGAACCAATAATAATCTGATTTGCAATTCTTTCTGGTATCGAGTTTTCATGAAAATCAGTTAGTTGGTTCTTTTTCAACTCATTGTATAATTTTGAATTATAGAATTTTGCAGAATCGTGATTTATTCTTCCGTTTGTACCAAAAGAGCTTGTAGATGTTCCAGTTTTTTTGCCCATCAAATCATCCTGAAATAAGTTTTATGAACTTTTCAGCTTTTCTTTCGATAGTGGGTTCGCCATTAGCAATCTCAATGTACTTTCCCAGTTTATGTTTGGGAAGCATCGATGCAAAGAAAATAAGTTCTTTGCTTATCAACTCATTACATTCATTTTCAATCCATCCAATATTCTTCATGGTTCTAAAACCTTGTTTGGGGCTAAACTGAAGAAAACTAGATTCACAAGGCTCTGGGTTTAATGACCAAAATCCCTGTATGATTCCTGAGTCTTTTAGCATATCTACTTTTTGGGTATAAGATTCAGTTATTGGGCTATTTCCAAGAATTACTATGGGTATCTTGTTCCCTGCCGTGCTGGCAACCCGAATATTGATTGCCTTTCCAATTGCTTTAAGCATAGAGTCCGAACGGAGTAAAGATGGATTTCCCCTATGAGTATGGTAATCTCCAACAAATTCTACGCTCCCACCGCCATTATCGGGTTTATACATATAGTTTGAAACTATACTCATTTTAATCTCAAATATCATTTTAATGTTTTCGGCACGTTGCTGTTGATGATCGGAAGTGCACAAAGCCAAATCTGCGTTTGATTGCCTTGATAAAGCTAATTCTTCGCACACGACTCCATTTACTGCGTATAAGCCAAACTTTTTAGCAATTGGATCAAATAAATTTCTGCACCAATTTTCGGTAAATGAGCCGATGAATGAGTTTCTGCTTTGGAGAGTATTTCCTTCGGATGGGATATTCTTTGGAATATAAGCGTAGTACTCATCGCTGAGTGCGTAGAATAATTGATTGGGAGATAGGAAGTTTTTCATTGCTTCGGTAAAGAATTTGATTTCAGTTTCCCTATTCCAAAGATTGTTGTTCATTGCTTTGCTCCTTTTATGCTTCAATTACCTAAATTGGGCTTCAATAATTCCTGTCAAGCAAAAGGTAAGGATACTGAATTTTCTTGACACAAAGTACAGGTGCATTTCACTGGTTTATACAGTATGCATCTTTAGCTCAGCTGGCAGAGCAACTGACTCTTAATCAGTGGGTCCGGGGTTCGAATCCCCGAAGATGTACCATATTTTGCGGTTTGTCCGCCAATGTAAAAAAGCGAGCAAACCGCAGTTCATAAAAACGTGAGGCGAAAGAGCTTCCACGTAACAGACGCGGTAATTTGCCCTTTGCTCCGCGCTACAAATGTGCTAAAGTGCGGTTCCAGATTTGATGGCCGGCTTTAGCAGCCGGTTTTTTTGTATCTGGATTAAGGGCAGCCGAGCAGAGAGAATAATTTAGGAGATAATAGATGACTGCATTACATGCAAAGCCTTCCGGTAAAACAAACGGATATATATTTACTTCCGAATCCGTTTCTGAAGGTCATCCGGACAAAGTTTGCGATCAGATTTCTGATGCTGTTTTGGATACATATCTAAAGCAGGAACCGCTTAGCAGGGTTGCCTGCGAAACGCTTGTAACCAAAAACACTGTGATTCTATCGGGAGAAGTGAGTTCGACTAAAAGCATTGATGTAAAGCCAATAGTACGCTCGGTTATTCGTAAGATTGGATACACTAACCCGGATAAAGGTTTTGACGATAATTGTAAGATAATCAACCTCTTGCACGAGCAGGAAGGAGATTTGGCACGCAATCAGGGAGCCGGAGATCAGGGCTTGATGTTTGGTTATGCTTGCAATCAGACAAAGTCTTTGATGCCCATCCCCATCGAGGTAGCCCATCAGTTATTGATGAATCTTGCGAAGGCACGCAAGAGCGGCGTTGTCCCGTGCTTATTGCCCGATGCAAAGAGTCAGGTGAGTTTTCGCTTTGAAGGACGCAAACCCAGAGAATTGCAAACCTTGGTGATCTCAACCCATCACCAGGCGGTATGTGAGTTAGAATTTGAAGAATTGAAGCAAACCATACGTGAAAAAGTGGTGTTTCCCACAATACAAGAGATGGAAGATGAAGTCCGTTTCGACACCAATAATCTTAAAGTTCTTATAAATCCCTTAGGTAGGTGGCACGATGGTGGTCCAGCAGCAGATACTGGCCTTACTGGGCGCAAGATAATTGTGGATACTTATGGCGGTTGGGCTCAACATGGTGGAGGAGCTTTTAGTGGAAAAGACGCCACAAAAGTAGATAGAAGCGCAGCTTATATGGCACGCCATATTGCTAAAAGTGTGGTAGGTAGCAAATTAGCAGACGAATGCTTAATCCAATTTAGTTTTGTAATTGGAGATATAGCGCCGGTGAGCGTTATGGTAGAGACTTTTGGTAGCGGGAAAATGGCAGATAGTGAAATTGAGAGATTAATCGAGAAGGAATTTGACTTGACAGTAAAAGGAATAATAGATTACCTTGATCTGAGAGCTCCCATTTTTCAAGCTACAGCAAGCTATGGTCATTTTGGTTTAAATACCAAAGCCAACACGTGGGAAAAGATCAAAAAACTCAATTAGGAAGGTTCATGTCCTTATTCAATAAGTTAAAATCGGCAAATCCCTTCTTTCTGATAGCAGGTCCTTGCGTTATCGAGAGCGAAGAAATTATGCTTAAAAGCGCAGAGTATCTAAGTTCATTGTGTTCAAAACTGAATTTGCCTCTTATCTTCAAATCTTCTTATAAGAAGGCAAATCGCAGCAGTGGCAACTCGTACACCGGGCCTGGAATGGAAGCTGGTCTTAAGCTTTTAAAAAAAGTATCCCAAGAATTTGAGGTACCAATTCTAAGTGATGTGCATGAAGTGTGCGAAGTAAAGGCTGCGGCAGAAGTATGTGCGATCTTGCAAATACCGGCATTTCTGAGTAGGCAAACAGATCTGATTAGAGCAGCAGCGCAAACAGGGAAAATTGTGAATATCAAAAAAGGACAGTTTATGGCTCCAGAAGATATGAATGCGGCAACTGCAAAAGCTCGTGAAACAGGGAACGAGAAAATATTGATAACAGAACGTGGTACCAGTTTTGGCTATCATAATCTGGTAGTGGATTTTCGAGGCTTTGCCATCATGGAAAAGTTTGGATATCCAATAGTATACGATCTTACGCATTCGTTACAACGACCCTCTAGCGGGATTAGCACCGGGGGGAATCCGGAGTTTGCGCCAATAATGGCAAAAGCGGCAATGGCAACAGGCTTAGTGAAAGGTTTGTTTGTGGAATGCCATCCAAATCCTTCACAAGCAAAAAGCGATGCGGCAACAATGCTTCCACTACGGACAATGGACAAGCTTTTGGAAAGTTGCATAAATATCTGCCGAGCACAAGGATAAGATATGGTAAATAGCTTAATAAGACCAAGCAAGCGCCCGGTACCCTGGTCTGAAATCCAGCTTCTGATATTGGATTGTGACGGAGTGATGACCAATGGGAGGATTATCTATGGCAACGATGGTCAAGATATCAAACAGTTTAATGCTTCAGATGGGATGGGCTTGATGCTCTTGCGTCACACAAATATCGATGTGGCTGTAGTTAGTGGCAGAAAATCTCAAGCATTAACGAAAAGATGTACGGATTTGCAGATAAGATATTTATATCAGGGAATAGTCAACAAGCTTGAATGCGTAAATGAGCTTCTACAAAAGCTGGAGCTAAAGTTTGACAATGTAATTTATATGGGAGACGATTGGAATGATATCCCCTGCTTGCGCAAAGCAGCGCTTTCGGTAGTTCCCGCTAATGCCTGGCCAGAAATTCAAAGAGTGGCCGATATGACTACTGAACACAGCGGAGGCGAGGGTGCCGTAAGGGAGCTTATCAACTATATTCTCCATAAAAAGGGCGTATATGAGAGGGCAATAAACAGCTACCTGGAAAGCGTGGGCTGCGCATTATGAACAAAATGCCCCAAACTGGTTATCTGGGTACGAAATATATATTGAAGATAATTTTATTGCTCAGTTTACTGTTTTGTTGGGCGTGTTCTAAGGAAAGTTTGGATAAAGATACTGAGGTGCTGGAGCAAGGGATTGCAGACGAAAACTCTGAAGGGGTTAAGGTTAGCGAATATGTAAATAACCGTTTGGATTATATCATCGAAGCCAAAAGCATGGAACGCTTTACAGATCGGAGAATGCTTTATGGTTATTTTGTAACCCTTAGCTCGTATGATCAAGCCGGAATGTTAAGCTCTGTAATAAAAGCAGATACCGCCATTGTAGATGATGCCCGCAACGTAATATTTGCCAATGGGAACGTGAGCTTTAAAACCCAAGAAGGCGAGATTAAGGGAGAAAAGATGTTTTGGGATCGTAACCTCGATGAGATTACCGTTCCTACTTACGTAACACTTACTCGCAATGGCGATGTATTAACCGGACAAAGCCTTAGAACCAATACAAAACTTAGTTATGCAGAAATGGATGCCGTAAAAGCTGAAGGCTACTTTGATGAAGAAGATTTTTTGGATTGGTAATCTGCTGTTGCTCTTGGCGGTATTAGCTGCGCAAGAATCCGATAAGCAGAGATTCCGGTTGATTCATGCCGACAGGATGTTTTTAAGTAATGCGTCATCTGGACAGATTTTGGATCTAAGTGGAAAGGTGCATTTCTTTTATGGAGATACAGAATTTACCAGTAACCGGGCACTGATTTTGGATGCACAAAAGATAGCACGCTTGAGTGGGAATGTTGTAGTTGAAAACGATTCTTTATATCTACGGGCAGATTCTTTGGCTTATTATCGCATACCTCAAGTACTCAATTTGGGCGGGAATGTGCGGCTTACACAAACCACCAAAGAAGGTAAAAACCGTTGGATGCAGGGAGATCATGCTATTTACAATCAAGAGAAAGATACTTTTACGGTGTGGAGTAGGGTAAAAGCCTACGACCAGAAAGAAAACGCCAATGCGAGCTGCGGCTATGCGTTTTGGGATCGCCAACAAGGCTATGCTTACCTTATAGAGGAACCGGAAATTATTGCCGGAGTGGAAGATACTTTAAGCATAAAAGCAGACAAAATGGAGTATTTTGATGACGAGCGCAAACTAATAGCAACTTTCAATGTTCGTACCAAGAGTAAGGATTACAAAGCAAATAGCGATTTTCTTATCTATTTTGCTGATGATGAAAAAGCCGTGTTTTTGGGTGAACCAAGATTTGAAAATGACTTTAGTGCGGCAGAGGCAAGCGAGTTTCAACTATATTTTAGAGAGCGAGAGCTTGAGCGTATTGTGTTGGTGGATTCTTGCTTAGTGCGTTTTGCTCAAGAAGAAGGAGCAGAACTAAATAATTGGGTGCGGGCTAAAGACATAGAATTGTATATAGACGATGGTAAGATTATAGATTTTACTGCCGATGCACAAGTCTCCTATTATTTTCTGCAAGACGAAGCAGAAAATCAGGATTATTTTATAAATGCAGCCAGCGGAGAAAGATTGAAAGCTAAGTTCGACGCAGACAATAAACTAAAGCTGATGGACATGGGGGGCAACATCAAGGGAACCTATAAATTCAAGAATGATTCTTGACACAAATAAGCTCTCTACTTAGATTATCACTTATGGAATTAAGCAAGATCAACGCACAGAATCTCGTAAAGATATACGGCAAGCGAACCGTGGTGAATGATCTCAGCCTGGAGATAAAACAGGGTGAGGTTGTGGGCATATTAGGACCTAACGGCGCCGGGAAAACCACCACTTTTTATATGATTATCGGATTGGCAAAACCAAA contains:
- the metK gene encoding methionine adenosyltransferase; the encoded protein is MTALHAKPSGKTNGYIFTSESVSEGHPDKVCDQISDAVLDTYLKQEPLSRVACETLVTKNTVILSGEVSSTKSIDVKPIVRSVIRKIGYTNPDKGFDDNCKIINLLHEQEGDLARNQGAGDQGLMFGYACNQTKSLMPIPIEVAHQLLMNLAKARKSGVVPCLLPDAKSQVSFRFEGRKPRELQTLVISTHHQAVCELEFEELKQTIREKVVFPTIQEMEDEVRFDTNNLKVLINPLGRWHDGGPAADTGLTGRKIIVDTYGGWAQHGGGAFSGKDATKVDRSAAYMARHIAKSVVGSKLADECLIQFSFVIGDIAPVSVMVETFGSGKMADSEIERLIEKEFDLTVKGIIDYLDLRAPIFQATASYGHFGLNTKANTWEKIKKLN
- the kdsA gene encoding 3-deoxy-8-phosphooctulonate synthase, whose protein sequence is MSLFNKLKSANPFFLIAGPCVIESEEIMLKSAEYLSSLCSKLNLPLIFKSSYKKANRSSGNSYTGPGMEAGLKLLKKVSQEFEVPILSDVHEVCEVKAAAEVCAILQIPAFLSRQTDLIRAAAQTGKIVNIKKGQFMAPEDMNAATAKARETGNEKILITERGTSFGYHNLVVDFRGFAIMEKFGYPIVYDLTHSLQRPSSGISTGGNPEFAPIMAKAAMATGLVKGLFVECHPNPSQAKSDAATMLPLRTMDKLLESCINICRAQG
- a CDS encoding HAD hydrolase family protein; its protein translation is MVNSLIRPSKRPVPWSEIQLLILDCDGVMTNGRIIYGNDGQDIKQFNASDGMGLMLLRHTNIDVAVVSGRKSQALTKRCTDLQIRYLYQGIVNKLECVNELLQKLELKFDNVIYMGDDWNDIPCLRKAALSVVPANAWPEIQRVADMTTEHSGGEGAVRELINYILHKKGVYERAINSYLESVGCAL
- the lptC gene encoding LPS export ABC transporter periplasmic protein LptC — protein: MNKMPQTGYLGTKYILKIILLLSLLFCWACSKESLDKDTEVLEQGIADENSEGVKVSEYVNNRLDYIIEAKSMERFTDRRMLYGYFVTLSSYDQAGMLSSVIKADTAIVDDARNVIFANGNVSFKTQEGEIKGEKMFWDRNLDEITVPTYVTLTRNGDVLTGQSLRTNTKLSYAEMDAVKAEGYFDEEDFLDW